DNA from Stutzerimonas decontaminans:
CCCGAGCCAGGGAATGCCGACCCGCTGGCCCAGCTCGAAACCGCTGACGCCTTCGCCCAGCGCATCGACGCGGCCAACGATTTCGTGGCCGGGAATTATCGGCAGCGGCGCCGCCGGCAGCTCGCCATCCACCACGTGCAGGTCGGTGCGACAGACGCCGCAGGCCAGCACTCTGACCCGCAGCTCCCCAGGGCCGGGTTGCGGCTCGGGAATGTCACGCAAGTGCAGCGGTTCGCCCGTTATTTCCAGCAACATGGCACGCATCGACGGCTCTCCTTTCGTCTCCGGTCTGCTGCAGGGTAGGCCGATCGGCGAAAAAAGGCTCTAGACTCGAAGCGTCCCATGCCCAGGAGTGCCACCTATGACGCTTTCGCCCTTTCATCTCGCCATTCCCGTCTACGACCTGGCCGCCGCGCGCGCCTTCTATGGCGAGGCGTTCGGCTGCGCCGAGGGCCGCAGCAGCGAGCACTGGGTGGATTTCGATTTCTTCGGTCACCAGCTAGTGATCCACGAAGCACCGAAGATGCCGCATCAGGAAGCAGCCCACAGCAACCCGGTGGATGGCCACGACGTACCGGTGCCACATTTCGGCGTGGTGCTTGGCTGGGAGCAATGGGAGGCGCTGGCCGAGCGGCTGCAGGCGCGGGGCACGCGCTTCGTCATCGAGCCCTACGTGCGCTTCCAGGGCCAGGTCGGCGAACAGGCGACCATGTTCCTGCTCGACCCCTGCGGCAATGCGCTGGAGTTCAAGGCGTTCAAGGACATGAGTCAGCTGTTCGCCAAGTGAGCAGGATCAGCCGCGCTCAGCGATGTGCTGATCCTTGAGCTTCACGTAGTTGCCGGCGGTGTAACTGAAGAAGCTGCGCTCTTTTTCGGTCAGCGGACGGGCCTGCTTTACCGGGCTGCCAACGTAGAGATAGCCGCTTTCCAACGTCTTGCCCGGCGGCACCAGGCTGCCGGCACCGATGATCACTTCGTCCTCGACCACCACGCCGTCCATCACGATCGAACCCATGCCCACCAGAATGCGATTGCCCAAGGTGCAACCGTGCAGCGTGACCTTGTGCCCGACGGTGACTTCGTCGCCGATGGTCAGCGGAAAGCCGCCCGGGTTGTACGGCCCGGCATGGGTGATGTGCAGCACGCTGCCGTCCTGAACACTCGAGCGCGCGCCGATGCGGATGCGGTGCATGTCGCCGCGGATCACCGTCAGCGGCCAAACCGAGCTGTCGGCGCCGATCTCGATATCGCCGATAAGCACCGCGGAGTCGTCGACGAACACGCGCTCGCCCAGTGTCGGAGTGCTGTTTTGGAAGCTGCGTATCGCCACGATAGAAACCTCTTTGGCTGCGGGAAGGGCCGATTGTAATTAAGATGGCCGCCATTGCCGCTGCGGACCAATGCTGAGCAGCATGCCGCCTGCCGTGGTCAGAGTTAACTACCGGCTGCTTGCCCGGCGGCCCGTTTCGTCGCCCGGCGTTGAAAAAGCGCGGCAGCGCGTCCATCTAGGACATCTGCCTGCGCGCTGGCCTGTCCAGCCTCGCTCCAGTGAGCGGCCTGCAATCCTCTTCGTCACAAGGTGTCCCCCGTGAGCGCGAACAATCCCCTGCTGCAAGATTTCGACCTGCCGCCCTACTCCGAGATTCGCCCGGAGCACGTCGAGCCGGCCATCGACACCATCCTCGGTGACAACCGCGTGGCGATCCAGGAACTGCTCAGCCGCCCGGCCGACAGCCTCGACTGGCAGACCCTGGTGGTCGGCCTCGACGAACTGAACGATCGCCTCGCGCGCGCCTGGGGGCCGGTCAGCCACCTCAACTCCGTGTGCAACAGCCCGGAGCTGCGTACCGCCTATGAGGCCTGCCTGCCCAAGCTGTCGGCCTACTACACCGAACTCGGACAGAACCGCGCGCTGTTCGAGGCCTACCAGGCATTGGCCGCGAGCCCCGCGGCGGCTGGCTTCGAGGTGGCGCAGAAGACCATCCTTGAGCATTCGCTGCGTGACTTCCGCCTGTCCGGCATCGACCTGCCGCCGGTCGAGCAGCAACGCTTCGGCGCCATCCAGATGAAGCTTGCCGAGCTGGGCAGCAAGTTCTCCAACCAGCTGCTGGACGCCACCCAGGGCTGGACCCGGCACATCACGGACGAGAGCCTGCTGGCGGGCATCACAGACTCGGCCAAGGCGCAGATGGCCGAGGCAGCCAAGGCGAAGGATCTGGACGGCTGGCTGATCAGCCTGGAATTCC
Protein-coding regions in this window:
- a CDS encoding VOC family protein yields the protein MTLSPFHLAIPVYDLAAARAFYGEAFGCAEGRSSEHWVDFDFFGHQLVIHEAPKMPHQEAAHSNPVDGHDVPVPHFGVVLGWEQWEALAERLQARGTRFVIEPYVRFQGQVGEQATMFLLDPCGNALEFKAFKDMSQLFAK
- a CDS encoding gamma carbonic anhydrase family protein, translated to MAIRSFQNSTPTLGERVFVDDSAVLIGDIEIGADSSVWPLTVIRGDMHRIRIGARSSVQDGSVLHITHAGPYNPGGFPLTIGDEVTVGHKVTLHGCTLGNRILVGMGSIVMDGVVVEDEVIIGAGSLVPPGKTLESGYLYVGSPVKQARPLTEKERSFFSYTAGNYVKLKDQHIAERG